In a genomic window of Leishmania donovani BPK282A1 complete genome, chromosome 32:
- a CDS encoding cleavage and polyadenylation specificity factor-like protein yields MLHTAVAPLLPASVVTHTVSGYFLPDSSAAQKEKEVVAIRQNHLTLYRVKRTPHACAAAGLPPAEQLGQVAEVSLHAPPLAAATCRPLRTTSDVLVLLFDDFHVSFLQYNPVTVQFDTVALVQLDDRQLCLDRCPLSAMLRVDETGTYVAVLAKRSDLFFFPVLEMIDQQAMAQVQAENAAANASNSDMHSAAFAGNEEAAVTKTSGTATAAAPKPTVALNAWGDEDEDDDYDEAPNPRKQLEAAKSEQSVSEKTMAGDDSAVAFGAASAGPGTASSQKVTQGGVTSLLLRVGTVTHWRLQDVKTALRNIRDVQFVESAGEPLLAFLFEKQPTWAGRVKLLEWRSKTVESHMLTCSIEWMKVTLANSTAPHMLSLSEVDGLPYDVTSMTPLPAFQDVPSAVFCVSRNMMVHVSTKSGYGVYVNATGEEQARSLKSSAVSLEAVQWRSASQALSTDLVKVNLNFANATSVLVSQSATTQRAPVVAAGAAAAADGHIQRLLVVTEEEGTVVDVHLQSHGYTVGSISAEIVMTGCFGSSYASIDPTRFFLGALNGDSRFIFSTPRDPCKVLQKFLGIGPVRDVDIVDTTTAAAETQEDTLDPSIEASPYADLFRSVELEAVPAMTAAQRKAVMDIALCSGSGSAGSLSILRRSIRSRVVRQEELNAISVFFLEPTNADARKRPRDIGNEGGRGDAPPASTVGGGAAPHPHLLISGSNFSILFAVRSDSVQQVRGAALSMAARTVYAVHLDWMPGLLQVTETELRLLSADGKRRLSSTEFLTLPAIQRASSQGAAANVALSALLVAEMRCVLVRFTDGQLLSFRLEDAKAMSMATLLLERVTAVAWWGSAARHLQQRQHALVVVQNMDLVLYTLQSPQAVQQASSFPNFALIPPFAMEGVETPVVKLRERLKAEPLPTVTHLAVFDQHEDPAASAAPTEATLVMILSSGELVTYRVVPADANGPRRCVKVIYHILDVAPEVDVVESIEARKKRLQEERAHLASVTQQMRHCSERLVPFRGLQDRHKGIYVCGQTPVFLVYHAATNQLVCTRHHATNAVRGFAPFHSRHVHGGFVYCGEGFVHFATMQPFGELLGSSGWWLERVRLGCTPHQVIYSPAAHGCFVVASRPQPFSPKRAPFDVQLRMVEDEEGNRVPHVIEPVSLPPLSATSGSPVPTNERYEVQFFSTLDWQCMGRLVLDVNEKVLSATLMQVTRDTTMDAANRSTTAPVCALATAYPLGEDVTTRGRILLLTTSQQGGQGMQQLRTLHEEPMKGPVTAITRVGEDCVAVAVGGTVRVYRYDTNKSTMETMAILYAGAYVTCLQAFRNYLVIGDLFNSVLFARYSEEIHTITILGRDTNAISVVSNDMLYHDTRFGLLVTDDARNLVCMSYKPRVLEEPGKPPKILESLLTVTGEYRLAGGVLLKMMRLRAASTRNSSVAIYVTNMGEIGYLVPLGDQTSRTGQWVGRRLQSEVAHAGGLPPRMFLGFPQDDPLRSLKGEEWMLHVPLLEQLYRQDLRTRKLVASAAQTQLERVMNVGATVSAELGHI; encoded by the coding sequence ATGCTCCACACGGCCGTGGCGCCGTTGTTGCCGGCCTCGGTGGTGACGCACACCGTCTCTGGTTATTTTCTCCCCGACTCGTCtgcggcgcagaaggagaaagaggtgGTGGCAATTCGACAGAATCACCTCACCTTGTATCGCGTAAAGCGCACGCCTCacgcctgcgctgctgcagggctGCCGCCAGCGGAGCAGCTCGGTCAGGTGGCGGAGGTTTCCCtgcacgcgccaccgctggcggccgcAACATGCCGCCCTCTCCGGACCACCTCCGACGTCTTGGTACTTCTTTTCGATGACTTCCACGTATCCTTCCTGCAGTACAACCCGGTCACAGTTCAGTTCGACACGGTGGCTCTCGTGCAGTTAGATGACCGTCAGCTGTGCCTCGACCGGTGCCCGCTCAGCGCGATGCTGCGGGTGGACGAGACAGGGACGTACGTTGCCGTCCTAGCCAAGCGGAGCgacctcttcttcttcccgGTGTTGGAGATGATAGATCAGCAGGCGATGGCACAGGTGCAGGCGGAAAATGCGGCCGCGAACGCTTCGAACTCGGATATGCACTCCGCTGCCTTCGCGGGCAACGAGGAGGCTGCTGTGACGAAGACCTCTGgtacggcgacggcagcagccccgAAGCCAACAGTGGCACTCAATGCTTGGGgagacgaggacgaggacgacgactACGACGAAGCGCCGAACCCGCgcaagcagctggaggccGCGAAGAGCGAGCAGTCCGTTTCCGAAAAAACAATGGCAGGGGACGATAGCGCTGTGGCGTTCGGAGCAGCCTCCGCGGGGCCTGGAACAGCGTCGTCGCAGAAGGTGACGCAGGGCGGTGTCACCTCGTTGTTGCTGCGTGTTGGTACAGTGACGCACTGGCGCCTGCAAGATGTGAAGACCGCGCTGCGCAACATCCGCGACGTCCAGTTCGTCGAGTCGGCTGGCGAGCCCTTGCTGGCGTTTCTGTTTGAGAAGCAGCCGACGTGGGCAGGGCGAGTGAAGCTGCTGGAGTGGCGCAGCAAGACGGTAGAGTCGCATATGCTAACCTGCTCGATCGAGTGGATGAAAGTGACACTGGCGAActccacggcgccgcacaTGCTCTCTCTCAGCGAGGTGGATGGGCTGCCGTACGACGTGACGAGCATGACGCCGCTTCCGGCCTTCCAGGATGTACCGTCCGCCGTGTTTTGCGTGAGTCGCAACATGATGGTGCACGTGAGCACAAAGAGCGGCTACGGTGTGTACGTGAACGCTACCGGtgaggagcaggcgcgcagTTTGAAGTCTTCAGCGGTGAGTTTGGAAGCGGTGCAGTGGCGTAGCGCGTCGCAGGCACTGTCTACCGACCTTGTGAAGGTGAACCTGAACTTTGCGAACGCCACGTCCGTGCTCGTCTCGCagtcggcgacgacgcagagagcgccggtggtggctgctggtgctgctgcggctgcagatGGTCACATCCAACGGCTGCTGGTCGtaacagaggaagaggggacCGTCGTGGACGTGCACTTGCAGAGCCACGGCTACACGGTGGGTAGCATCAGTGCGGAAATCGTGATGACCGGCTGCTTCGGCTCCTCGTACGCTTCCATCGACCCCACAAGGTTCTTTCTCGGCGCCCTGAACGGTGACTCTCGTTTCATCTTCAGCACCCCGCGCGACCCATGCAAAGTGCTGCAGAAGTTTCTCGGCATCGGACCCGTGCGGGACGTCGACATTGTggacaccaccaccgccgccgcggagacGCAGGAGGACACACTCGATCCGTCCATTGAAGCCTCCCCCTACGCAGACCTCTTCCGCAGCGTGGAGCTCGAAGCGGTGCCGGccatgacggcggcgcagcgaaaGGCGGTGATGGACATTGCTCTGtgctccggcagcggctcggcgGGAAGTCTCTCCATCTTGCGGCGATCAATCCGGAGTCGTGTGGTGcggcaggaggagctgaacGCCATCTCTGTCTTCTTTTTGGAGCCCACCAACGCCGATGCCCGCAAGCGACCGCGAGACATCGGCAACGAGGGAGGCAGGGGAGATGCGCCCCCCGCGTCGAcggtcggcggcggcgccgcgccgcacccaCACCTACTCATCAGCGGCTCGAACTTTTCCATTCTCTTtgcggtgcgcagcgacTCGGTGCAGCAGGTTCGCGGGGCTGCTCTCAGTATGGCGGCTCGCACCGTATACGCCGTGCATCTGGACTGGATGCCAGGTCTGCTGCAGGTAACGGAGACGGAGCTGCGACTTCTGTCCGCCGACGGCAAGCGCCGACTGTCAAGCACCGAGTTCCTCACGCTACCGGCGATACAGCGAGCCAGCAGCCAGGGCGCCGCGGCAAACGTGGCCCTCTCTGCCCTGTTGGTCGCGGAAATGCGCTGCGTCCTTGTCCGCTTCACAGATGGACAGCTGCTTTCGTTCCGCCTGGAGGATGCCAAGGCGATGTCAATGGCGACCCTGCTCCTAGAGAGAGTGACGGCCGTCGCGTGGTGGGGGTCGGCTGCGAGGCACCTGCAGCAACGTCAGCACGCGCTGGTGGTTGTGCAAAACATGGACCTGGTTTTGTACACGCTGCAGTCGCCGcaagcggtgcagcaggcgtCGAGTTTCCCGAACTTTGCTCTCATCCCGCCCTTTGCGATGGAGGGGGTCGAGACGCCAGTGGTGAAGCTGCGTGAGCGGCTGAAagcagagccgctgccgactGTCACGCATCTCGCCGTCTTTGATCAGCACGAGGACCCCGCcgcgtcagctgcgccgacggAGGCGACTCTCGTGATGATTCTGTCATCCGGGGAGCTAGTGACGTACCGGGTTGTCCCTGCTGATGCCAACGGTCCACGGAGGTGCGTGAAGGTGATTTACCACATCCTTGACGTCGCGCCGGAGGTGGATGTGGTGGAGTCGATCGAGGCTCGCAAGAAGCGTCTGCAGGAAGAGCGGGCGCACCTGGCGAGTGTCACGCAGCAGatgcgccactgcagcgagCGGCTGGTGCCATTCCGTGGCCTCCAGGACCGGCACAAAGGCATCTACGTCTGCGGCCAGACGCCGGTGTTCCTCGTGTACCATGCTGCCACGAATCAGCTTGTCTGCACCCGGCATCACGCCACGAACGCGGTGCGCGGCTTCGCGCCGTTCCACTCGCGGCATGTGCATGGCGGTTTCGTCTACTGCGGCGAGGGCTTCGTGCACTTTGCGACGATGCAGCCCTTCGGCGAGCTGcttggcagcagcgggtgGTGGCTTGAGCGGGTGCGGCTTGGGTGCACGCCCCACCAGGTCATTTACTCCCCCGCGGCGCACGGGTGCTTTGTCGTGGCGTCGCGGCCGCAGCCGTTTTCCCCGAAGAGGGCGCCCTTCgacgtgcagctgcgcatggtcgaggacgaggagggcaaTCGCGTGCCGCACGTCATAGAGCCcgtctcgctgccgcccctgTCCGCCACTTCCGGCTCACCCGTGCCAACGAATGAGCGCTATGAGGTGCAGTTCTTCTCGACGCTGGATTGGCAGTGCATGGGTCGCCTTGTGCTGGACGTAAATGAGAAGGTGCTCTCCGCGACGCTGATGCAGGTGACCCGTGACACAACTATGGACGCGGCGAACCGGTCtacgacggcgccggtgtgcgCACTGGCAACGGCGTACCCGCTGGGCGAGGATGTCACGACCCGCGGACGCATCTTGCTGCTGACGACGTCGCAGCAGGGTGGCCAAgggatgcagcagctgcgcaccttACACGAGGAGCCAATGAAGGGCCCCGTCACCGCCATCACGAGGGTCGGCGAAGATTGCGTCGCGGTTGCCGTGGGCGGCACCGTACGTGTGTATCGCTACGACACGAACAAGAGCACCATGGAGACCATGGCAATCTTGTACGCCGGGGCCTACGTAACGTGCTTGCAAGCATTTCGCAACTACCTCGTCATCGGGGACTTGTTCAACTCCGTCCTCTTCGCCCGCTACAGCGAAGAAATCCACACCATCACGATTCTTGGGCGGGACACAAATGCCATCTCGGTCGTTTCGAATGACATGCTGTACCACGACACTCGCTTCGGCCTCCTCGTCACGGACGACGCGCGCAATCTCGTGTGCATGAGCTACAAGCCGCGCGTACTGGAGGAGCCCGGCAAGCCGCCGAAGATACTGGAGTCGCTTCTGACCGTCACTGGCGAGTACCGACTGGCGGGCGGCGTGCTACTCAAGAtgatgcggctgcgtgccgcctcgacgcgcaacagcagcgtcgcTATCTACGTCACTAACATGGGTGAGATCGGCTACCTGGTACCGCTCGGCGATCAGACGAGTCGAACTGGGCAATGGGTAGGGCGCCGCTTGCAGAGCGAGGTGGCCCACGCTGGcggcctgccgccgcgcatgtTCCTTGGCTTTCCACAGGACGATCCGCTGCGCTCCCTCAAAGGTGAAGAGTGGATGCTGCATGTCCCCCTGTTGGAGCAGTTGTACCGCCAAgacctgcgcacgcgcaagcTGGTTGCTTCAGCGGCCCAAACGCAGCTAGAGCGCGTCATGaacgtcggcgccaccgtctcgGCGGAGCTCGGGCACATTTGA
- a CDS encoding RNA guanylyltransferase, putative, producing the protein MSLNPNAPSFDPTAKPFIPSFLCSDPEQFVPPVYHPTPQFNPQLRSLAGAGAVSNDDVPLLSGFKRTSKPVTTAPAPSPENYETPNSIAAAGAKKSPTGLPGQATGGSGGPPMMWRSPSPMHRAAEAFPTRPMMNPNAAVPSAASMAVGAVQGGSRVNTAASLSSGMGADGSSERLDGDQPPILGWSSSSIRRPPSTGPSGSPLSLQQQQQQQLQNAGARYTAPQPPPLSQSLPSAIPRSQDRSGQQLSGAPFFSSYGVYPHSVPGGSAPQLHSPAQGAPPSQRPLPQHQQPSFPQKVAPVLPRSAQERQAAAAAAAAAAAAANEGSRGASPNSLSASEAGNGAPVRIAAQEQRGPSPPMLPEPRSETVSQQHQQQQQQGQSVADSTTPGPRQATANPPVSALVPPRIASAPMARAIRVGAAGGSAAYSTAVAATTASPYSGPTRGMLSSNHVGAVSHLPRAPPTAAANQGATPIPSAGSSSGSPAPPTAPQPHVSPAPQSVSTAKPLSGPAPSTLTTTTPAPRPAPATSVAALSGWRPPQFGRKAAPTNSDPLIVMIFGCRGSGKTTQAENIAERYHLLHLSSGDMYKEGKQPFAEVEQAVKNNFGPDAKDRSYNGLVLDRFVATGEMDAYYLQAALNVCQLPVPLVFWLQVDPKEGLRRAQSRGDQKAGSDHWRYVEQRAQAEIADRVYKKIGVLHVIDCNALEARRVGDRIYSIIDGLFPKRSRNIRLPPATPVAGYDKFQLLDDYSDFQQLTKEVHAAIGNTSGRTDSAPLSSIGGYVDAGSFANRQECKRMSSMYVTLKVDGQRYLVVKHSHFGVLGFPFAFTGCYDFNVLFDPLMFANAFEMVGDRQEEANGIEWMLDAEMSTSAGESSQPQPLLHIIDYVYFGGKQAKRTPFFERYELLREWFRLMVQNSGEAGAYAAVVLKHYVPINELPKLLPRFEDAPFAVDGIVFQGNTIYKFGLDKFLLKWKPLQLCTADFRLMNGEKTEDGVTVFDLYTTENEQEVPFPGAVGVFTEMQMRAYQLRNSVVVELELADVVERAGPNGQPATQWVFHRLRVDKPRPNKTSVVESIVKLKHLTYQELIDHCRVLRFSGPNASSP; encoded by the coding sequence ATGAGCCTCAACCCCAACGCTCCATCGTTTGACCCGACGGCGAAGCCGTTCATTCCGTCCTTTCTGTGCAGCGACCCGGAACAGTTTGTGCCACCGGTGTACCACCCCACCCCGCAGTTCAacccgcagctgcggagcCTCGCCGGGGCCGGCGCTGTCAGTAACGACGATGTCCCGCTCCTCTCTGGTTTTAAGCGAACTAGCAAGCCGGTGACTaccgcgccggcaccgtcgccCGAAAACTACGAGACGCCAAACAGtatcgccgctgcaggcgccAAAAAGTCCCCCACCGGCTTACCCGGCCAGGCAACAGGGGGCAGCGGGGGGCCGCCGATGATGTGGCGGTCTCCGTCGCCGATGCACAGGGCGGCAGAGGCCTTTCCTACTCGGCCCATGATGAACCCCAACGCGGCCGTGCCGTCAGCTGCCTCGATGGCCGTCGGTGCCGTACAGGGTGGGAGCCGTGTGAACACGGCTGCGAGCCTCTCCAGTGGGATGGGGGCTGACGGGTCCTCGGAACGGCTTGACGGAGATCAGCCGCCGATTCTCGGGTGgtcttcctcctccatccgCCGCCCTCCATCAACGGGCCCGTCAGGGTccccgctgtcgctgcagcagcagcagcagcagcagctgcagaacgCCGGCGCTCGATAcaccgcgccgcagccgccgccgctgtctcaGTCACTTCCTTCGGCAATACCACGTTCGCAGGACCGCAGTGGACAGCAGCTGAGCGGCGCTCCCTTTTTTTCATCGTATGGTGTCTACCCTCATTCCGTtcctggcggcagcgccccGCAACTGCACTCCCCAGCCCAAGGAGCACCTCCCTCGCAACGCCCACTTCCGCAACACCAGCAGCCGTCGTTTCCACAAAAGGTTGCACCTGTGTTACCCCGGAGTGCCCAGGAGCgacaggcggcagcggcggcggcggcagcggcagcggcggcggccaacGAAGGGAGTCGAGGTGCATCCCCGAACAGTCTCAGTGCCAGTGAGGCGGGCAACGGTGCACCAGTTCGCATCGCCGCCCAAGAGCAGCGTGGCCCATCTCCGCCCATGTTGCCTGAGCCGCGCTCCGAGACTGTGTctcagcagcaccaacagcaacagcagcaaggaCAGTCTGTGGCGGACTCTACCACTCCCGGTCCCCGCCAAGCGACAGCCAACCCTCCCGTTTCGGCGCTGGTACCCCCTCGAATTGCCTCGGCCCCAATGGCACGCGccatccgcgtcggcgcggcaggcggcagcgcagcataTTCGACCGCAGTCGCAGCCACCACGGCATCACCGTATTCAGGACCCACCCGAGGAATGCTGTCATCGAACCATGTCGGTGCAGTATCGCACCTGCCGCGTGCACCGCCGACTGCCGCAGCGAACCAGGGTGCGACACCCATTCCAAGCGCAGGCAGCTCGAGCGGCAGcccagcaccgccgacggcgccgcagccgcacgtgtcgccggcgccgcagtcTGTGAGTACGGCAAAACCCCTGAGCGGACCGGCACCTTCGacgctgacgacgacgacgccagcaccgcgcccTGCCCCGGCCACTAGCGTAGCAGCGCTCAGCGGGTGGCGACCCCCGCAGTTTGGCCGCAAGGCCGCCCCGACGAACAGCGACCCGCTGATCGTTATGATCTTTGGCTGCCGTGGGTCCGGGAAGACGACTCAGGCTGAGAACATTGCCGAGCGCTACCACTTGCTGCACCTCTCCTCGGGGGATATGTACAAGGAAGGCAAGCAACCCTtcgcggaggtggagcaggcCGTGAAGAACAACTTCGGTCCTGATGCAAAGGACCGCTCTTACAACGGCCTCGTTCTCGATCGCTTCGTCGCGACAGGGGAGATGGACGCCTACTATCTGCAAGCCGCGCTCAACGTGTGTCAGCTGCCGGTCCCTCTTGTCTTTTGGTTGCAAGTGGACCCCAAGGAAGGCTTGAGGCGCGCCCAGTCCCGCGGCGATCAAAAGGCCGGATCGGACCACTGGCGCTATGTGGAGCAGCGGGCCCAAGCGGAAATAGCAGATCGCGTGTACAAGAAGATTGGTGTCCTGCACGTCATTGACTGCAACGCGCTGGAAGCGCGTCGGGTCGGAGACCGTATTTACAGCATCATTGACGGCCTCTTCCCGAAGCGCAGCCGGAACATTCGCCTCCCGCCCGCCACGCCGGTCGCCGGCTACGACAAGTTCCAGCTTTTGGACGATTACAGCGATTTCCAGCAGCTTACCAAGGAGGTGCACGCAGCGATCGGCAACACGTCTGGCCGCACGGACAGCGCCCCGCTCTCTAGCATTGGCGGATACGTCGACGCCGGCTCGTTTGCGAACCGGCAGGAGTGCAAGCGGATGTCTTCCATGTACGTCACGTTGAAGGTGGATGGGCAGCGCTATCTGGTCGTGAAGCACTCGCACTTTGGCGTACTGGGTTTTCCGTTTGCCTTCACTGGCTGCTACGACTTCAACGTTCTCTTCGATCCGCTAATGTTTGCGAACGCGTTCGAAATGGTCGGCGACAGGCAGGAAGAGGCGAACGGGATCGAGTGGATGCTCGATGCGGAGAtgagcaccagcgccggcgagTCGAGCCAGCCTCAGCCGCTGCTACACATTATCGACTACGTGTACTTTGGCGGCAAGCAGGCCAAGCGCACGCCGTTCTTCGAGCGCTACGAGCTCTTGCGGGAGTGGTTCCGGTTGATGGTACAGAATAGCGGCGAGGCCGGAGCCTACGCGGCTGTAGTGCTGAAACACTACGTCCCCATCAACGAGCtgccgaagctgctgccCCGCTTCGAGGATGCGCCGTTCGCGGTGGATGGGATTGTCTTTCAGGGCAACACAATTTACAAGTTTGGGCTAGACAAGTTCCTCTTGAAGTggaagccgctgcagctgtgcacgGCTGACTTTAGACTCATGAACGGAGAGAAGACCGAAGATGGGGTCACGGTTTTCGACCTCTACACAACTGAGAACGAACAGGAGGTCCCCTTTCCAGGGGCCGTTGGGGTCTTCACAGAGATGCAGATGCGCGCTTACCAGCTGCGCAACAGCGTGGTCGTGGAACTAGAACTGGCCGACGTTGTCGAAAGAGCGGGTCCCAACGGGCAGCCGGCGACGCAGTGGGTGTTCCACCGTCTGCGTGTCGACAAGCCGCGCCCCAACAAGACTTCTGTTGTCGAGAGCATCGTGAAGCTGAAGCACCTCACATACCAGGAGCTGATCGATCACTGCAGGGTGCTGCGTTTCAGTGGACCCAACGCCTCTTCGCCCTAG